The DNA segment TGGCGCATTAAAGTCACTGAACATATCAGTGAGACGAATGACTTTGTCAGCCAATTGCTGCTGGTAGGTTTGTGGGTTTACATCAAGAGAAGCCATAGCATTACCTTATCGGTGCATTTTTCAAAGAGAGCGCAGATTTTATTCAATCCCACTATGATGTCCAGCCTATCAGCAAAATATTCACTGAAGCCGTCGAACATCACGTATCTCACAGAAGTTTAGCTCAAGTCAGCTACAGATTATTTCTATCTTATCTAGACATTCCATTAGTTGCGCAATACCATGCCCAGCAAGCTGGTGGCTTCTTTACTTATAGTACGGAAGCCTGAAAAGGGAATCTGGTGAGAACCCAGAACTGACGCGCAGCGGTATAAGAGAACGACCCCCCAATAGACACTGCTTTGAGGAATAAAGTGGGAAGTCGGGGCAGTAGGCTTTAGCTCTTGAGTCCGAATACCTGCCAGCGGCTAAGCAAACGATGTTTAGTAGGATTTTCGCGATTTAGGATAAAATAATGAACAAGTCTATTTTAGCGGTTGCAGTGGCATCGCTACTTTCTCACGCCCATTCTATACATGCCCAAGAAGTGACTGCTGACGAAACGATGGTGGTGACGGCGAATCGATTTGAGCAGTCGTCAAAGTCTGCTTTAGCTGAAGTTGAAGTCGTTACTCGAGAGGACTTCCAACGCACACAAGCCAAAACAATTCCTGATGTATTAAGAAGGTTAACGGGTATACAGGTCACGCAAAATGGTGGAAGAGGTCAAGTCGCCTCTATCTTTGTACGTGGTACCAGCTCAGATCAAGTTCTGGTGTTAGTCGATGGTGTCCGTTTTGCTCGTGCAGCAAAAGGTGCTGTGGATTTCAATCAAATCCCTTTAAGTTACGTTCAAAGAATAGAATATGTGAGAGGAGCAAGGGCTTCACTGTATGGCTCTGAGGCAATTGGTGGAGTGATTAACATCATAACCATTGCTAGGGCAACAGAGGAGTCGACTACGCTAAGTGCGGGGCTAGGTAGTTTGGATTATCAAGAGTTGAGCCTCGCCTCTGGTGTTCAAACCTCAGAAAATGGGCAGCTCAATTTTGCGCTAGGTTATGAGAGCGACAAGGGCTACAACGTTAAGCCACAGCCTGGTTTAAATGATGGAGACCGACATGGCTTTGAAACCTTAAATGGATTAATTGGCTATACGCATAAAGTTAACAGCAAACTATCTTTATTCGGCAATGTCAGGGCTTACGAAAATACTTATCAGTATGACAGCTCTTCTTCTTTTTCTGGGCGTCAGTATATGGAGGCAGAAAAAGAGGATCTATCACTCACGTTGGGTGGAACTTATCAGACAGATCGTCTTCGTTCAGAGCTTCAAGCTTCGGCACAAAAGCAAGACTCCTGGGACTATGAGCATGAAACGAACAAAAGTACCGGGCGCCAGGATGAACTGGAGCAACAGAATATCCAGTGGGTCAACAGTTTTTTACTCAACGATATTGTTCAACTTAATGGCGGCATAGATTGGAGGGACGAATCTTATGTTGATAAATCAGCGAACAGAAAGTTTTCACGTTCTAATACTGCGATTTTCGGATTGGCTGCGATAACGTATGACTCCACTACATTAGAAGCGAGTGCAAGGCTTGATGATAACGAGGAGTTTGGTTCACAAGCTACATACAACTTAGGACTGGGGTATTCGCTGATACCAGAGTTAGGTTTTCGAGCTTCCTTTGGAACCGCATTTAAAGCGCCGAACTTATACCAACAATATGATCCTAGTTATGGCACGCCAGAATTGAAACCCGAAGAGTCTGAGGCGATTGAGGTTGGTTTTAATGGT comes from the Vibrio astriarenae genome and includes:
- the btuB gene encoding TonB-dependent vitamin B12 receptor; amino-acid sequence: MNKSILAVAVASLLSHAHSIHAQEVTADETMVVTANRFEQSSKSALAEVEVVTREDFQRTQAKTIPDVLRRLTGIQVTQNGGRGQVASIFVRGTSSDQVLVLVDGVRFARAAKGAVDFNQIPLSYVQRIEYVRGARASLYGSEAIGGVINIITIARATEESTTLSAGLGSLDYQELSLASGVQTSENGQLNFALGYESDKGYNVKPQPGLNDGDRHGFETLNGLIGYTHKVNSKLSLFGNVRAYENTYQYDSSSSFSGRQYMEAEKEDLSLTLGGTYQTDRLRSELQASAQKQDSWDYEHETNKSTGRQDELEQQNIQWVNSFLLNDIVQLNGGIDWRDESYVDKSANRKFSRSNTAIFGLAAITYDSTTLEASARLDDNEEFGSQATYNLGLGYSLIPELGFRASFGTAFKAPNLYQQYDPSYGTPELKPEESEAIEVGFNGVIKAVYWSLTGYDYKITNLIDYHPDTYKYINVDGETHIQGIELTAEFNTGIVQHQLSADYKNSEDKDGKQLQRRAKELYKWNALVPFGQFDWSISYQFVGKRPDVDYGTWPYSDVYLSSYSLVDTALSYYANENLTVSARIDNLTDESYETALGYPAAERAYYLNVMYRF